The sequence TAATGTAGACCATAATGAAATTACTAGAAAGTTATATCCTCGTATTGTACTGTTTATATATTGATGTTTTGAATGGTCACTACACCTTTTTATAGAAACTTGGTGAAGTGAGAGGAGCTCATTTACCACTGTTCCTGAATATGCGAGTAAACTGTTTGAGACATTTGAGCTTATTTTTAGTCAACCATTTGTTCAAGTTAGATTTTTCTTCAACATGTCAAGGCATGTTGCATAGTATTGAGTACTGAAAAATGATACAAtcaagggaaatttggatccataccattaaaagatcaccactttggatccataccattactatctcacttacatgtgggtccacatgagtcaatgacatgtgtggtccatggtatatatctaaagtttggatcttttaatggtatagatccaattgttcctacaATCAAACTGCAAATACATTACAATAAAATTTAGTTGCTGTCACAGTTCCAAACCCTTTATATATTGATGTTTTTGCTATCATTTATGAATTTGCACGCCCATAGCATTGCCATGGTCCGTCCTTGAGAAAAATAACAACCATCTTCAATATCTTTTCTGCAGTGGGTGCTATCAACACTGTTCTGGAGAAACGGAAGGTCTACAGCCAAGTAGGTTATGTGTGATGGTTTCATCGTCATCGCGTATATATAGTGGCCCTTTGCACTCTGAAGACGAACTGAACTGGTGCTGTGGATATTTCGTAGGTATACCTTTGGTCTGTCGACTACGTTCCTTGGCCTCCTGCTGCTTCTCGACAGATCCACGTTGTTGAGTCCCTGGCGGCGTCTGCCAAGGCCACAAAGATGACTAAGGCCTTCTCCATACCAGCAGGCAGCAGCCAAATGCTCGTAAATCCATAGATTTAAACAGTTGAGCTTTATTGTGCATGTGTATTGGTTCTTTGgtgtttcttttttccttttgccACGTACAGTAATTGGAGCTGTACGTTTCGGTTGTGAAGCTTTGAGGTGCTGTATAGTGTGTTATTCAGACTACTAGGCTTGAATAGCCTGTAATTTGGGGCTAACTGGCATGCTCTGTATAGTGTGTATATCATCGTAAGTTGTGGAACTCCATGTTGTTTTGAGTGGTGGTGGTTTGACGCCAGTCATGTTTTTTTTTCCTGCCGCCAACAATTGATGTCAGCGTTGCCGCTACAAGATGTTTCACTTCTCATTGCTTAAGTTTCTTGCTGCACGAAATCGGCGTTGTGTCTTCTTTTAGGGCAAGTCCAGTTTTCAACCTAACTTCTATGTCAGTTTGGTTTTCAATCGTAGAAACTATCAAATTAGGCATTACATGTCCTTCAGTTTTTCAAAACCAGACGAACTCTTGCTCTGGTTAGTTTTAAGGTggtttttaattataaaaataataAAAACCGTTTTAGGCTCTAAAAATCCACATCTAACTTATCGTGGACCATAAAAAAAAATTGAATACTCATTCAgtcccaaaataaaatttgtttggATAAATAGTAGATTCATGCAATAGTTAATGCATGTGTTTTATACGTGTGCAGTAGCGAATCTAGCCGATAATATGATCGGGGTCATCAAGAGCAGCTTTGCTATATCATATAAATTTTTATGAACTTTAACAGTATTTTACTAAAGGATTTATAAAATTTATCGGGGTCGGCTGACCCCGATAAACCCCCCTAGGTTCGCCCCTGTACGTGTGTATAGATTCATCGTCATCTatatagacataaaaaccaaGAGCTAAAATAAATTATTTTAGAACTAATTGAGTAGTTTCTTCTAAGGGTTGTTTGGCGTCTCCATTTTTTCAAACGATTCTCATTTTTCCAAGAAAAGATGAATTAATTTTCTTTGAGAAAATAAAAATCTCTTGGAAAAATAGGGTTATCAAATTAGCCCTAAATGTGTTACATATTTGTCAGGTTCTATtagaattttttatattttttacttTTTAAAATAATTATTAAGAGTACCACAACAAACAATAAAATAATATGAACAAAATTAAATAAGTTGTAAACAGTTCTAAATATATCATAAATGGATTGGTAATATTAAAGTAAATAAATTGACACCTTTTTAGATATATTAATTTCAGCGTGTATATAGAcattatctctactactctataaggctTCAGTGTAGGCGTGCACACTTTGTGTTCTGCCTCCGACACCCTCTCGCCCGCCCTCCGTCAATCACGCAAGGTCTGCCACCCGACCACCCCATCCGCAGCGCCAACACCTCCGTCGGCCGCCAGATCCGGATCCCGTccccatcatcaacgcctccgcccCCGTCAAGCTCCCTCTACGCGTCTGCCTCCTCCTCGGCCTGGATCCGCGGCGGCCCTAGAGCGCGGGCGCGCAGGCACGGCCGGCGCGGCTACACGGCGGCGCGGACGCCGCGTCCCCGGCCCCGGTCATGGCGCGGGTGCAGGAGACCTGCCATGGCGGCACCGGTCCCAAGCCCTAGCCCTGGTGGCGGCGCGGCATCAAGCCCCGGCCCCACCGGCGGGCGTGGTCCCGACGGCGGGCGCGATCCCTGCGCAGGCCTTCTCCTGGTACGCGGTCTGCAGCTGGTCCTCGAGCCTTGCGCCCCTGCGCATCTCCTCCTCATGGCTGGCCTTCTCTGCGGCTAGGAGGCCCTAGAGACGCTCGACCTCGGCGCGGAGCATGGCGGCCTCGCTCTCGTTGGTGGCGACGacttgctcggcggcggcgacctcCTCGCGGGCCTGGACACAACTAGCCGTCGCCTTTTTTGATGTGACGGTAACAATCAGCAAACAAACCGTGAATAACAATCCTCACCGAACTCGCAGCATTCTCTCCTCTAAAGCTCCCGCTGGGCAGCTCTCTGCAAGACATGCTGATATACGACACCGGCGACATTCGCCAGCCGCCCTGCGCCCCGTTCGTGAAGAATGCGTCAGCCATGTTCAGTTTCTCGCAGGGCTGCCTTTGTTGGAGGCAAGAAGTGCCCGCAGATATCTGGGTACGCTTCCTCTGTTTCTTTACTGGTAGTGTCATCCTTTGACGTTGTTTCTTTTGGGTCAGGTTTCGATGATGCTTTTTTGCTAACGCTTGACACAAACTTCTTCAAGTGCTTAATGTAATCTGGATAGAGCTCGAGATTGCAGTGGCCACCACCACTTAACCACACTCCCATAGCTGTTTTCCATGGGAGCAGTCAACGATATCATCTGATGTACCCTGGTGCAAGAAAGTATTAGGTTATGTTAGTCAGAGCAGCAATAATCTACCAAAGCAACTATGATACTGAATTATAACAAACATTGGTTTCTTAAGATGGATATTAGAACTCACATGAATGACAAGTACTGGACAATTTACCAAGCCAATTTTATCGATGTTCTACAGCAAGGAGACAAAAGATCAGTTATTTAGCAACCAACCAACCAATGACTCCAGAAAACAAAAGAATCAAATATACCTTGTAAATGTCAAACCAAAACGTCCGCTTGACAGGATATATTACTCTTAGTCCAGATAAAATAGGACTATGCAAAACCACAGCTCGCAAGTCTGGCAACCGGGAAGCAAGATCAATGGTCGGACCACTTCCAACAGATTGACCATATAAGATTATATCCTcatctgctacaccatatttttcCTTGAGGCAGTTATATGCTGCTTCAATGTCTGCATATGTATTACACTCAGTGGGTTGTTCAATGGAAGAATAAACTGTCTATTAAGATATGGTTAGGGAGAAAATTATAGTTGCTACATAAGTTATTAGTTAAGCaatcaaaataaaagaataaaataTACCTTCCCTGTAGATCTCCCATAACCAGAATAATCATACCTGCAGCGACATTTATGTCTGTTAAAATCACTTTCAGGGAAAAAGATTGTTCCTAACTTCAACCACAATTGCTTATTTAGCAAAGAGGTTAAACATTGTTCCAAATGGAACTCAGGACAGAAACCAGGCACATTAAAATGCTATGATGCAGATATGAAGTTAATCATATTTCCTTGGGATGGAAGAGCAAGCAATGTTGGATATGCTTTGCAGAAAGAATTTGTAAATGATGCAGATGGTAATTATGTTGTTCATCAATAAAGTTACAATAACATAAAACTTTGGAGTTACCAAAGCTTTTCATGATTACAAATTACAACCATGGAAGAAAATTTTCTTCAGCAGTCACAAAGTAAATCTCCATGTCCTACAGCAAAATTATATATGGGAAAGGGAAAAAATAATCCCTTGAAATCCAAATCTGATGCACATCTGGCGTCTCCCTGCCTAATGCAATCCACCTAGAAAGACCCACTAATCATGCCTCAAAATGCAAGGCACCACCTCATCAACATCGAAAAAGTTCAAGGTGTACAATCCAAGATGCATCCACAAAAATATATTATCTTGCCTCTCTGGCACACCTGCAAAGTCGGTACAGTCCCTATCTGGTGCATAACTAATAATCTATATAGCCTTTCATTTTTTTCCTTTTCATGTGAAAGAAATTACTCTTGCATGAACCGTAAGGAACCCCACCAATTAATCTTGCATTCAGCACTCCAAAGCCCAACCTATTTCTTTCGTTGAACAGGATCTGTAAGCAAATGCACTAGATGCAAGTGTCTCGTTAAGATAATCAATCGAATTTGAGGGAGAAATCTGTAAATCAAGGTTTACTGGTATGAATGTTAGGGTAAGCCAAGAGAGGTTCACCAATTGGAGTTATTGTCTGAAGAACCTACCTGGTGGATCTTCAGGTATCTGGATCAGCTTCGGTACAACACAAAGAGCTACTGCAGACAGACCTTGGTTGGAGGCAACTATGGCCTGCTCAACACAAGTACATTTGAACCAAACCCTGACTATTATAGGTAGATTAGACTAGACACGCACaagttctctctctctctctctccaaatTAAGCACCCTCATAATCTACCATCTTTCTGTAGTGCTTTGTTGTGGCACCGCCTCATGCATGGGCACCAAGGTCCTCTCGACGCTCGACGGCATTCAACGGCACAAACAAGATCCGTGCCTACGCACACTGCGCGAAAAACTCGGTAAGGAGGAGTGGCACATGCGATGGAAAGCTCCTGTTGACTGTCCGATGTCTGAACCATGCACGCGTTAACATGTTTTCAGGAAGAGATCGCTCTGCTCCTGATCAACCTGGACGGCATCAGCACGAACCGCATCTACGTGACGAGCCAAGGCGCGCACGCCCGGAGCGGAAGGAAGAAGGAGAGCAGGACGTCCGACGTCCACATCATCCCTGCAGGGCTCGGCGAAGCAGCAGCCGCGCTCACGAGACAGGAGTACCATCTAACTCCCAAGGACGGGAACCTGCAGAGCCAGCAGCTGCTGCTGAACGGCAACGTCCTGGCAACCGACGCCGACGGGGAGATCCCGGAGCTGGAGCCCGTGCAGGTGGAGGGGACGCAGCCCATAACCGTGGGCCCTTACTCTATCGTGTTTGCTCACGTCCCCAGCTTCTACGCTCCTGCGTGCCTGTAGCTAGAGTTTTCGACTGGATTTTTTTTCAGCCTTTCTCGGTGTGCATCTCGTAGGTTAGGTAAGTCTGTCCGGGTGAACGGCGAAGCTTGTTCATCTCTGCCCATAGTCCGTGAAGTGTAAGCTGCTAGGCTGGAAGGTTTGTGGTTTATGATTGTTTGGGAAAGGAGTGGTCAGATATATAATGTGTGAGCAAAAGAAGGAAGGAAGCTGGAAATGAGATAATAAAAGAAAGGGTTTTGAGTTTTAGTCTCATTTTGTTTGAGAGAGCAGCAGAAAAAGCGTGGATGGAACCATGTGAAGAAGAAAGAGACGGGAGGGCACAACCGCACGAGACGCCTCCACCCGGAATTCCGGTTGCCGAAGACAAGGCAAAAATATGTACAAGGACACAAGCAGGGATCTCAGCCTAATCAATAGTAACAAGTTACGTGCTGCACAGATCCCCAGCTCAAAATTACCACAAAAATGTTTTCAatccttttttcttttttgttttgAGTTTAGTAGATGGTTCTGTAGAGGGAGACTAGAGAGCCAGGTCTAGGACCCAGCGAAAGCAACTTCCACCGCACAAGGTGGTAAACAGAAACGGGCTGCGAGCTCAGGAGTCTGCGGACGGCTTGATGGCGTCCGCGCCGGCGCTGTGGCTGGAAGCCTTCTTCATCTGTAGGGCGGTCTTGTAAGACGGGGCGATGGGAGGCTGCACGGGGTCCAGGCTCCGGTACGAGCCACCGTCCGTGCTGGGCAGCGGGTACGAGCGGTCGGAGTCGTAGCCGCTGAGATCCCCGCAGGGCAGGAACGGGATGTACACCTTGTTTGGTCCCTCTAGCCATCCGCTTCTGCAATCTGCGCATGACCTATCTGCTCACCGTGTGGTGTATTGGTGTGCCCAGTCGGGGGAGCAGAGTGTTGTACGAGCATTTGGAGACCTCACCTAGATCGCCAGCTCCTGAAGGAGTACCACTTTCTCTAGCAGGTGGTATAGGTCTTCCTCCTTGAACCCTTCAGGAGGTGAGTAGTTCTCACAGACCGCAAACGCCTCTGTTTGACAAAATGGAAAAAGGATAGACAAAATGGATAAGAAGACCGCATACCCATTTTCCAACTGAAAAGGATAATATGCGCATCGTCCTTGTTATACTACATAGGGAATATAACTGACAAGGCTGCCTAACAGAAATGTCCCAACACATGCATGTTCAACAGCTAACGACGATCGGCACCATGAGCAGCTACGCGAACCACTCAAGGCTGAGAAAGCATACAAGGAGCTCGTGCGTGACTTATTTTGTAAGATATAACACTTACCGATGCTTGAGTTCCGGCTACTTTTTGGCTTGGCGAACGTAACTTACGAGAACAGTTTTAGCTACATAAAGCCACATGTATGAATAGAGTCCCCAATCAGCATCTCATCATAACATCAAACAACAACAGTCACGAAACCATAGCTAGCAAGGCTTCCATACTGAAGATGATGGAGAACTGTAGAACAGGAAAGCCTCGTGAAAAATCTTAAAATCTTAACTTGCCGAGCAAAATGAACGTTACCTGGCAGTACAGGAGACTCGTATCTTTACCCCGAAATATCTTCGCCACAAATTTTTCACCAACTTTGAGTACATGAGTCACGATAGTCAATGCCTAATTGCACGGTGGTACATAAATTAAACAGAGAACATAAGCTACCGTGACAATTCAAAATGAAGACGATAAAGTTATCCCGTAATTGACATAAAAGAGCATGTAGTTAGAAAGGCGATTCTTTAACATAGCTGCTACACCGGTACACCCAAACTCAAAATTGAACTTATCCctcctaacccccccccccccaataaTGTGAATCATTGATGATAGAGCATGGTGACCCAAATTGGATATTGATCGCCAGATAAATAAAACTTACCGCGAGTACACAAATTATGTCTTGCTAATTGTTCCTTCTTTATATATTTGTTTTTAACAAAGTAAGTTTGATTAATTTTGTTAATGTAAACATAATTCCCCTATGTCACCATATAGGTGCATCCTGACAAAAAAAATCCCTTCCTAAATGTTTCCTCCAACGGTTTCTCGATACCATATTTGAGGGAAAGTGAGGGTGACTTAGGATACGATTAAATATAGGATGTTGGATAGGGGTGCTCCTCGAGGGAAAGTGAGGGTGATTTCTGTTCGCAACGCGGAAAGTCGCGCCCTCTGTTTGTGACGTTGGAAAGTCGTTGCCATCGTCCAAGTTCGTCGTCATCACTAATTGTTGCATGCTCGAGCCGTGTGCGCCTGACGTCCGAAGCTGCACCGAGTGCCGCTTCTCCTTCGTACGTTGCTCCGTATCGAGTTCGTCCGCGTAGTGATCTTCTCCCTGTCGTGCTTGTCGTCGCTACGTCGTGGTAAAAAGGATTAGATTAGTGTATggttgtcgacatatttgtctgtCTTTACAAAATTCTAAATTGActctttagaaataatttgtgtAATATTGATAATGTTTACCACACAGATTTTACATATCATAGTGATATTTATCGTTCCGTTTATATATTTCATACAAATTTTTTTACtctcgtcgcaacgcacgggcactcacctagtatatatatatatacatatacatatacatataaaAATATGTATTTTTAAAAACTAAAACGTGTAACAGAAGAAGTACTAGTCTGCTAGTTTCATAATTTTATATTTTTTTGAAAATATATTAATTGTAAATTTATAgaaattaaatctgtttttatatATAAAGTAGAAAACCACCTTTGCAACTAGCAAGGGGACCAAACTCGTCAAGTTTTGATATTTGCAGGATGCCGGTTGTTTAGTTTAATAGATCAAAGTTGAAAGTTAGACTGACGTACAATAAGTTGAAACTTGAAAAAAAAATTGAATGTTGCTCTTTTTTAATCGAACCACACGGCCAAATTGGTCTTGATTTTCTTATGTGTGTTTGGGTTCATTTCGTCCACTGAATTTTCTAAGTGTTACTGTGGATGGTACTTCAAAGGCCAGACATATATAATAAATGTAGAAGCGATATATAACCTTTTGAAAATACTGCAGCTTGTCTATTCGACATTGATGCAGCGATGCCGATGCTTATACAGTTACACCAAAGACTTTTGGAGAAGGCAAATCACCATCTGTCCATCTCGAACTGTTTGTGAAGCATGAACGACATTTGGAAAAAGAAAATCAAGCACAAATGAACGGAGgatcagaacaacttctgcatcATGTCTACTAGTCACCTGGCATCTGAACATCTGGACGCAGACGAAGCTAAGCTCCCATCCCATGGAAAGAAGAAATTTACAAGTGATGCTGCGTGACCTCATGAGCAGCAGCGACGAGGCAATGCAAGTAAAACCGCTGTGCGTGTGAAATTTGCCCGCTTGTGGAAATTTTGCACGAACAGCGccaaaaaaaaaagaagaaaattgtcgTACATACACTCACTCTATGTAGTACTTACTAGTAATAATACAGTAATAGATAGCTTGTGATTAGAACAAGGGGTTGAGCTCCTGGATGGCCTGCATGGTGCTGGGGGAGAAGATGAAGCCCGGGGACAGCAGCATcccggcggcggccatggcggagGACGGCAGCAGCAGCGTAGTCGTTGGTGGCGCCGGCGCTGCGGCCTGCTGGCGCTGCCCGAGCGTGAGCAGGAGAGGGtcgccgccgccctcctcggcCGTCGCGGCCGGCGAGACGGTGCCGCTCGGCAAGGACGACGTCGGCGCGGCGCGGGGGCGCTTGCCGGTGAGCCGCTGCACGACGGTCATGAACTCCTGCGGGCTGGCGTGGATGACCCTGGGCGTGTGCTCGTACACGATCACCGGCGGCTTCTTGGCGGTGGTGGAGGCCGGCGGCTTGTTGGACGCCGGCGAGGAGCTccgggacgacgacgacgacgacggcgacgacgacgtcaCCTTCAGCGGCAGCGGCCGTGGCCCTAGGAGGCCGCCGCCAGTGGCAGTGGGTCGCTTGGGAGGGGGCGACGACGACGCATCGGAGGACGGCATGGTTGCCACGGTCATGGTCATGGCAGCTGCGCTCCTGCACAAAGTAAAGCTTCTCGCTTCTGGGTATCTGTACGATTATACGTGGCCACCCGATCTGCAGCAGGCCAGTCGTCGTTGGTCTGTTCGACTGGCGACGTGTGCAGTGCTCCACGGAGTACGCAGCGATGTAGGGCAACACGCGCGGGGGCTTTATAGATGATGAGCCGTTGAGGGTGGAATTAACCAAGCGAGCGATGCAAGTGGCGGTGCGATGTGTGACAGCGTGAGTCGGGAGCATACATATACATGTCCAAAGTCGCCGGTCAAGTACGGCATGTGACCGTTGACATCTACCGGGCTTCAGAAGAAGTCAGAATAGTTCCATTAGGAAGGTGTCACTGCTGAAGGAGGTAGGTCAAGTGGCTAACTTTTGCATTGCATGATTGCTTACGTTGTTGTTTCCCGTGTTCGGCCGGCGTTCGTATCGCGTGATAGACTGATAGCTCCCTCGAGGTGTTCATGTTGTTCATTTAAGGGAATTTTCCCTTTATTTTCTTTATGGAAAATAGAAGAAatgaatttttttaaaaaaaaagaaggAAAGGCCAGCCGAGCTGGGCCACTTCAAGGGCCATGGGCCGAGCAGCCCAGCCGGCTGGCGTGGGAGAGCAGCCAGGGATCGAGCGGCCAGGAAGAGGTGGCCGAACGGCCAATGGCCAGAACCAGATAGAGATGGGCGACTCGGCAGCAGCCGAGTGAAGGGCGGCGGCGGTGGtttcaacggctgctccgctctcTACGGCTGGTTCGGCCAAGGCTCATGCGGATCCGGTTGTTATCCTCCTCTCCTATGCTCCTTAAGTATGGAGACAAGCCCCTGGCCATTCTCTCTCGGTAAAAAATAAAAACGCAGTTCCCTGTTTCTCTTCCTCCTCACGATTCCAGTTTCGGTGCAAATCGATCCCTTCGATTCTTGGTGTTCTGGTATTCGTCTTGTTGGTGGAAGAGAGTGGAGGTGGTGCTGTGCACGTGCTGTGCGGCATTAGTGTGTTGCTGTGCAGTTCCAGTGCGCCTGTGTGGTGCTCTGTATGCTCTGATtgttgtccaccgtggcctggtgcttgggctccctgctgcgcggtgttcgtcttctcgggctggtgccgtggacgtctccctcggctccggcagcggctctagtatctccgtcaacctcccgccgtgcaggcccggacgtgg is a genomic window of Zea mays cultivar B73 chromosome 5, Zm-B73-REFERENCE-NAM-5.0, whole genome shotgun sequence containing:
- the LOC100217207 gene encoding uncharacterized protein isoform X1, producing the protein MAAPVPSPSPGGGAASSPGPTGGRGPDGGRDPCAGLLLRRSTSARSMAASLSLVATTCSAAATSSRAWTQLAVAFFDVTLSARHADIRHRRHSPAALRPVREECVSHVQFLAGLPLLEARSARRYLGIWISFGTTQRATADRPWLEATMACSTQVHLNQTLTIIVLCCGTASCMGTKVLSTLDGIQRHKQDPCLRTLREKLGRDRSAPDQPGRHQHEPHLRDEPRRARPERKEEGEQDVRRPHHPCRARRSSSRAHETGVPSNSQGREPAEPAAAAERQRPGNRRRRGDPGAGARAGGGDAAHNRGPLLYRVCSRPQLLRSCVPVARVFDWIFFQPFSVCIS
- the LOC100217207 gene encoding uncharacterized protein isoform X2, giving the protein MAASLSLVATTCSAAATSSRAWTQLAVAFFDVTVTISKQTVNNNPHRTRSILSSKAPAGQLSARHADIRHRRHSPAALRPVREECVSHVQFLAGLPLLEARSARRYLGIWISFGTTQRATADRPWLEATMACSTQVHLNQTLTIIVLCCGTASCMGTKVLSTLDGIQRHKQDPCLRTLREKLGRDRSAPDQPGRHQHEPHLRDEPRRARPERKEEGEQDVRRPHHPCRARRSSSRAHETGVPSNSQGREPAEPAAAAERQRPGNRRRRGDPGAGARAGGGDAAHNRGPLLYRVCSRPQLLRSCVPVARVFDWIFFQPFSVCIS
- the LOC100217207 gene encoding uncharacterized protein LOC100217207; this translates as MAASLSLVATTCSAAATSSRAWTQLAVAFFDVTLSARHADIRHRRHSPAALRPVREECVSHVQFLAGLPLLEARSARRYLGIWISFGTTQRATADRPWLEATMACSTQVHLNQTLTIIVLCCGTASCMGTKVLSTLDGIQRHKQDPCLRTLREKLGRDRSAPDQPGRHQHEPHLRDEPRRARPERKEEGEQDVRRPHHPCRARRSSSRAHETGVPSNSQGREPAEPAAAAERQRPGNRRRRGDPGAGARAGGGDAAHNRGPLLYRVCSRPQLLRSCVPVARVFDWIFFQPFSVCIS
- the LOC100217207 gene encoding uncharacterized protein isoform X3 → MLIYDTGDIRQPPCAPFVKNASAMFSFSQGCLCWRQEVPADIWCFVVAPPHAWAPRSSRRSTAFNGTNKIRAYAHCAKNSEEIALLLINLDGISTNRIYVTSQGAHARSGRKKESRTSDVHIIPAGLGEAAAALTRQEYHLTPKDGNLQSQQLLLNGNVLATDADGEIPELEPVQVEGTQPITVGPYSIVFAHVPSFYAPACL